The Benincasa hispida cultivar B227 chromosome 9, ASM972705v1, whole genome shotgun sequence genome has a segment encoding these proteins:
- the LOC120087256 gene encoding 40S ribosomal protein S4-3, which produces MARGLKKHLKRLNAPKHWMLDKLGGAFAPKPSSGPHKSRECLPLILILRNRLKYALTYREVIAILMQRHVLVDGKVRTDKTFPAGFMDVVSIPKTNENFRLLYDTKGRFRLHSVRDEEAKYKLCKVRSVQFGQKGIPYLNTYDGRTIRYPDPLIKANDTIKLDLESNKIADFIKFDVGNVVMVTGGRNRGRVGVIKNREKHKGSFETIHIQDATGHEFATRLGNVFTIGKGTKPWVSLPKGKGIKLSIIEEARKRLASQAAVTA; this is translated from the exons ATG GCAAGAGGACTGAAGAAACATTTGAAGAGACTCAATGCTCCAAAGCATTGGATGCTTGACAAACTTGGTGGTGCATTT GCCCCCAAACCTTCATCTGGACCTCATAAGTCCAGGGAATGCCTTCCTTTGATTCTTATATTGAGGAACAGACTGAAATATGCTCTCACATACCGTGAGGTAATTGCAATTTTAATGCAAAGACATGTTTTGGTCGATGGGAAGGTCAGAACAGACAAGACTTTCCCTGCTGGTTTCATGG ACGTTGTGTCAATTCCCAAGACAAACGAGAATTTCCGGCTTCTTTATGACACAAAAGGCCGATTCCGTTTACACTCAGTCAGGGATGAAGAGGCTAAG TATAAGCTGTGCAAAGTACGGTCAGTGCAGTTTGGGCAAAAGGGCATCCCTTATCTGAACACTTATGATGGACGCACAATCCGTTATCCTGACCCTCTGATAAAGGCGAATGACACCATCAAGCTGGATCTTGAGTCCAACAAGATCGCTGATTTCATCAAGTTTGATGTAGGAAATGTTGTGATGGTGACTGGTGGAAGAAACAGGGGCAGGGTTGGAGTGATAAAGAATAGGGAGAAGCATAAGGGAAGCTTTGAGACAATCCACATTCAGGATGCAACCGGGCACGAATTTGCAACTCGGCTGGGCAATGTGTTCACAATTGGCAAGGGAACTAAGCCATGGGTGTCCTTACCCAAGGGCAAGGGTATTAAATTATCCATCATCGAAGAAGCCAGGAAGAGGTTGGCAAGCCAAGCCGCAGTCACCGCATAA
- the LOC120086232 gene encoding eukaryotic translation initiation factor 3 subunit B-like, protein MADVMLMKEIDDTAGRLGIDLSQVDFDAIRLPPGDDFGIISDDEEVLQEESLEFDSGFGNIIVVDNLPVVPPEKFEKLEGVVRKIFGQIGIIKDDGLWMPVDPTTQKTLGYCFIEYGTPQEAELAKEKTDGYKLDRAHIFTVNMFEDFDRFMKVPDEWAPPEISPYTPGENLQQWLTDEKARDQFVIRSGSDTEVFWNDARHLKPEPVYKRTFWTESFVQWSSLGTYLATIHRQGAAVWGGAGTFNRLMRFAHQQVKLIDFSPGEKYLVTYSSHEPSNPCDANRIVINIFDVRTGKVMRDFKGSPDDFAIGGTGGVAGVSWPVFRWGGGKDDKYFARIGKNVISVYETETFSLIDKKSLKVENVMDFCWSPTDPIIALFVPELGGGNQPARVSLVQIPSKEELRQKNLFSVSDCKMYWQSNGDYLAVKVDRYTKTKKSTYTGFELFRIKERDIPIEVLELENKNDKIIAFAWEPKGHRFAVIHGDNPRPDISFYSMRSTHNSGRVSKLTTLKGKQANALFWSPAGRFIILAGLKGFNGQLEFYNVDELETMATAEHFMATDIEWDPTGRYVASAVTSVHEMENGFNIWSFNGKLLYRILKDHFFQFAWRPRPPSFLSPEQEEEIAKNLKKYSKKYEAEDQDVSMLLSEQDREKRRMLKDEWDKWVNEWKRLHEEEKLLRQKLRDGEASDEEEEYEAKEVEVEEILDVSEEVLSFDFGQE, encoded by the exons ATGGCGGACGTGATGCTGATGAAGGAGATTGATGATACGGCTGGTCGGCTTGGGATAGATCTCTCCCAAGTTGATTTTGATGCCATTCGCCTACCTCCTGGCGACGATTTCGGAATTATTAG TGATGATGAAGAGGTTTTACAAGAGGAGAGTCTAGAGTTTGATTCTGGGTTTGGAAACATTATAGTTGTTGACAATCTTCCGGTTGTTCCTCCGGAGAAGTTTGAGAAGCTTGAAGGTGTTGTTCGTAAAATTTTTGGACAGATTGGAATAATTAAGGATGATGGTTTGTGGATGCCGGTTGACCCTACTACGCAGAAAACTTTAGGTTACTGTTTTATCGAGTATGGCACTCCACAG GAAGCTGAGCTTGCTAAAGAGAAGACTGATGGGTACAAGCTGGATAGAGCTCATATTTTCACTGTTAATATGTTTGAGGACTTCGACAGATTTATGAAAGTCCCAGATGAGTGGGCCCCTCCTGAAATTAGCCCATATACTCCTGGG GAAAATCTTCAACAGTGGCTTACTGATGAAAAAGCACGGGATCAGTTTGTTATTCGTTCTGGTTCTGACACTGAGGTCTTCTGGAATGATGCTAGGCATTTGAAGCCCGAACCTGTCTACAAGCGTACA TTCTGGACCGAGAGCTTTGTGCAGTGGTCCTCATTGGGGACTTACCTAGCGACAATTCACCGACAGGGAGCTGCAGTTTGGGGTGGAGCAGGTACCTTTAACCGTCTGATGCGTTTTGCCCATCAACAG GTTAAGTTGATTGATTTTTCTCCTGGTGAGAAATATCTGGTGACGTACAGCAGTCACGAGCCCAGCAATCCCTGTGATGCAAAT AGGATTGTGATCAATATTTTTGATGTAAGAACTGGAAAAGTGATGAGAGATTTCAAGGGAAGTCCCGATGATTTTGCCATTGGAGGAACTGGTGGTGTTGCTGGGGTATCTTGGCCTGTTTTTAG GTGGGGCGGTGGGAAAGATGATAAATACTTCGCCAGGATTGGGAAGAATGTGATTTCAGTCTATGAAACAGAGACTTTCTCCCTTATTGACAAAAAATCTTTGAAGGTTGAAAATGTTATGGATTTCTGCTGGTCCCCTACAGATCCCATTATTGCACTGTTTGTTCCTGAGCTAGGTGGTGGGAACCAACCGGCTAGG GTGAGTCTTGTCCAAATCCCCAGCAAGGAAGAGTTGAGACAGAAAAATCTTTTCAGTGTTAGCGATTGCAAAATGTACTGGCAAAGCAACGGGGATTATCTTGCTGTCAAGGTTGATAGATATACCAAGACGAAGAAAAGCACATACACAGGGTTTGAGCTTTTCCGCATAAAAGAGCGGGATATTCCCATTGAAGTGTTGGAGCTTGAGAATAAGAATGACAAGATCATTGCATTTGCCTGGGAGCCAAAGGGGCACAGGTTTGCAGTTATCCATGGTGACAATCCAAGGCCAGATATTAGCTTTTACTCTATGCGAAGCACACACAACAGTGGCCGAGTGTCAAAACTTACAACTCTCAAAGGCAAGCAGGCCAATGCTCTTTTCTGGTCACCTGCTGGACGCTTTATTATTCTTGCTGGTCTGAAAGGTTTCAACGGACAGTTGGAATTCTACAATGTCGATGAACTGGAGACGATGGCAACTGCGGAGCACTTCATGGCTACTGATATTGAATGGGATCCTACTGGAAG GTATGTTGCTAGTGCTGTAACTTCTGTTCACGAGATGGAAAATGGTTTCAACATATGGTCCTTTAATGGAAAACTCCTCTACCGAATCTTGAAGGACCATTTCTTTCAG TTTGCATGGCGGCCGAGGCCACCATCCTTCTTGAGTCCCGAGCAAGAGGAAGAGATAGCAAAGAATTTGAAAAAGTACAGTAAGAAGTACGAGGCTGAAGATCAGGATGTATCTATGCTACTGAGTGAACAAGATCGCGAGAAACGGAGAATGTTGAAGGACGAATGGGACAAGTGGGTGAATGAATGGAAGAGATTGCATGAAGAAGAGAAATTGTTGCGGCAGAAGCTGCGAGATGGTGAAGCCAGCGACGAAGAAGAGGAATACGAAGCCAAAGAGGTCGAAGTCGAAGAGATTCTGGATGTGTCAGAGGAAGTTTTGTCCTTTGATTTTGGGCAGGAATGA